GCCCACCCACGCGACCACCTGGGCCAGTGGGAGCCAGACCGGGGCGACAACGGCGGCGAGCACGCCGAGCACCGTCGCTGGCGCGACGGCGGGGATCGCAAGCAGGTTGGCCGGCACCGACAGCAGCCCGAGCTGCCCGGAGATCGCGACCACGACGGGACCGCACGCGACCTGCGCCGCGGCCGGCACCGCGACCGCCTCGGCGAGCCAGCGCGGCACCCGACGGGTCATCGCGTCGCGCCAGCCGGGTGCGAGCAGCAGCAGCCCCGCGGTCGCGAGCACCGACAGCGCGAAGCCGGGCGTCGCCGCGAGGTCGGGGTCGAGCAGCACCAGCCCGAGCGTCGCGGCGGCCAGCGCCGGCACCGCCGCGCGACGTCCCCCGGTGCCGAGCGCCACCAGCGCAACCGCCCCCATGACGGCGGCGCGCAGCACCGAGGGCGATGGACGAGCGAGTACGACGAAGCCCGCCAGCGCGATCCCCGCTAGCACCGGTGCCCCGCGGATCCCCGCCCCCAGCCGGCGGGCGAGCAGCAGCACCGCCCCGCACAGGATCGCGACGTTGGTGCCGGACACAGCCGTGAGGTGGGTGAGGCCGGTGGTGCGGAAGTCCTCGCGCAGCTGCGGGTCGAGCCGGCTGGTGTCGCCGACAACGAGCCCGGGCAGCAGACCGGCCTCGGCGTCGGGCAGCGGGGCGACCGCGTCACGCAGGCCCTGCCGCAGCCGGCCGGCCGCGCGCTGCAGCGCCGACGGGTCGGACAGCACCTCCGGCGGGCCGCGGCCGCTCAGGACCGCGGCGACGTCGTCACCGTGCTCCGCCGGTCGCAGCCGCCCCTCGACACCGACCCGCTGCGACGGCAGCAGCGCGAGCCAGGCCGGGTCCGACGACAGCACGACGACCGGCACCCGCAGCCGGTGCTCGCGTCCGCCGGTGCGCAGCGACTCCACCCGCACCCGCGTCACCACCAGCTCCCGACCCGGACCGGGAGCGACCGACTGCGCCCGGCGCGGGTCGTCGGTGACGACCGCCTCGACGACGACGGCGGCCTCGCGACGGGCCGCGTCGGCAACCGGCTCGACGTCTCGCCCGGCGAGCCGCGCCGACGTCGCGAGCGCGGCCGCCGCCGAGCAGACCAGCACCCCCGCGAGCACCGCGCTGCCGCGTCGACGCACGAGCATCGTCGCCGCCACCCCTGCCAGGACCAGCGCGACGCCGACGAGCAGGGCGACCGGCAGCCACCGCCCGGTCCACGCCACCACCCACGCGGCCAATGCTGGCACCGCCAGCCGGAAGTCAGCGCGGTCGGGCGTGGCATCCCCGCTCACACGCGGACCTTCGACTTCATCGAGGCGTACTTCGACTCCCCGATCCCGCTGACCTCACGCAGCTGGTCGACGCTCGCGAAGCGACCGTGCTCGGTGCGCCAGTCGACGATCCTCTCGGCCAGCACCGGACCGACCCCGGGCAGGTCGTCGAGCTGCTCGGCCGTCGCAGTGTTGAGGTCGAGCAGCCCGCCTGCGGCCGGAGCACCCGGCCCGCCCGGCGCCGCTTCGACCCCGACGAGGACCTGCTCGCCGTCGACAAGCCGCCGGGCCAGGTTGAGCAGCCCCGGGGACGCGCCCGGAGCAAGACCGCCCGCCGCCCGCACCGCGTCGTCGACCCGCGACCCGGCCGGCAGCCGCACGATCCCGGGCTTGCGCACCTTGCCCGCCACTGCCACGACGACCTGTCCGTCCGCCGCCGCGCTCGCACCGGGCAGCGGGCCGCCCGAGGCCAGCACCGTCGGGGCGCTCACCTCCTGCGGCCGACCCCGCAGCAGCACCCCACCCGCGACCAGCGCTGCGACCACGGCGACCGCGACGAGCGCGAGGACCCCGGACCGCCCCGGGTCGACCCGCCCGCCGACCACCGACCTCGGCAGCAGCCCCCGCCACCCGGGCCCGGGCAGCGGCGCACCGCCCCTCGGCGACGGCTCCGGCTCCGGCTTTGGCGATGGCGATGGCGATGGCGATGGCTGCGACAGCGGCTCGCGCTCTCGCACCACCTCGGGCATCGGCACTCGCAACGCGTCGGGCACCGGCATCGCATCGGGATCCGGCACCGGGTCGGGCAGCGGTCCTGGCGTGGGGTGGGACACCACCGGCGCTGCCGGCTCGAGTGCCGGGGGAAGAACCAGGGTCGGCGCCTCGTCGAGCGGCGGCGGCACCCAGCCCCCCAGTGCGGGCACACCAGCAGACCCGCCGAGCACCAACGCCAGCCGAGCGGTGGCGAGCTCGACGACGGCAGGGTCCGGGCGGCGGCGCACCGCACGCACGCTAGGAGCGCGCGACGCCCCGCGGGCCCGGCGTACCCCTGCCTGTGGACGCTGCCATCAGCCTGTGGACGGACCGCGAACCCGGCAGCGGCGCCGCGGCGATGGCCCGCGGAACCTGGGGTCGTGAAGATCGTCGTGTAGTGGCCTCGGGGGGCGAGAGCGTGAGAGCGCTGGTCAGGCGCCTGTCGCTGCGACACCTGTTTCACGACGATCTTCACGACCGGTCGGATGCTGACGTGAGCACCACGCTGACCCACCGCGGGCGGCCGGTGATGTGGACGGCCCGCTTCCGCGGAAGCGCCTGACGCGACGAGCGCCAGGTGCCCACGTCACCCTGCGGACGGGACGACCTTCAGCGTCTCGAGCGAGGCGGCGAGCAGGCGGCCGATCTTGAGGTGGCCGTCCGAGGTGGGCAGCCGGGTGCCGCCGTCGACGAGGCCGGCGGGGTCGGAGGCCGAGACCCAGGCCGACTCGAGCGGGTCGAAGAAGTGCAGGCTGGCGGCCTTGGCGGCGGTGCGCATCGCGTCGCGGACGGCGACGATCTCGTCGGAGGGCTCGGCGACGGGCGAGTAGGGACCGACGAGGACGAGCCGGGTCGCGAGGCCGTAGGACTCGCGCAGCGTCGCGGCGAGCTCGGCCACGGCGGCGCGGACCTCGGCGGGGGTGGCGGCGGTGTCGGACTCGCCGCCCTGCACGACGACGACGTCGGGCTTCGGCTCGTCGAGGTCGGCCGGCAGCAGCTCGGTGAGCCGGCGCGGGCCACCGACGGTGAGGCCGGCGCTCTGCCGGCCGTCGACCTCGGCGCGCCAGCCGAGCTGGACCGCGGCGACCTCCGCGAAGGTCGGAGTGCCGGGCGTCCGCGACGCACCGGCGACGACCGAGCCGCCGAAGAAGAGTGCCTGCACCTGCTCGGTCATGTCGGGCGACGCCGACGGCACCGGTGCGAGCGAGTCGGCGGTCGCGGGCGCGTCGCGCAGGCCATAGCCGAGGCTCACCGCCACGGCCGCGGCCCCCACCACGACGGCGAGGAGCACCAGCAGTACGTCACCCAGCTTGGGCCAGACCCTGTCCACGCGCAGAACCTAGTCGGTGCGACGCCACCTTCGCGCGAGGTTGTCCCTGTGGCGCACCAGCACGACCGCGGCGAGCAGCCCGGCCCACCAGCGGTCCTCGCCGGCGACGAGGGACACGACCAGCGCGGCGAGCGACGCGCACACCGACGCGAGGGCGATCCAGCGCGAGACCCCGATGACCACGACCCAGGTCAGCAGCACCACCGGCAACCACAGCGGGTGCGAGCCGAGGATCGCCCCGGCCGCGGTCGCGACGCCCTTGCCACCTTTGCCGCGCAGGAAGGGCGAGCTGACGTGGCCGAGCACCGCAGCCAGCCCGGCGACGAGCCCGGCCTCGTGCTCGAGGGCACCGAAGGCGGCCGCGGGCACCGCGCCCTTGGCCACGTCGAGCACGGCGACGAGGACGCCGGTACGACGACCAAGAGCACGTCCCGCGTTGCTGGCGCCCGGGTTGCCGGAGCCGACCGCCCGCAGGTCGACCCCCTTGGCGCGGGCGACCAGGACGGCGGGCGAGACCGACCCCACCAGGTAGCCGACGGCCAGTGCCGCCGCGAGCAGCATCACCGGCGCGAGACGACGACCCCGAGCAGCCCGGGGCCGGTGTGCGCGCCGACCACCGCACCGATCTCGGACAGCAGCATCGTCTTGATACGGGGCAGGTGGGTACGCAGGTCCTCGGCCAGCAGCGCCGCCCGGTCGTCGGCGCCCAGGTGCTGGACCGCCACGTCGACGTCGCCGTCACGGGCCGCCTCGACGGCGAGCTCCTGCAGCCGCGCGAGCGCCTTCGACGCGGTGCGGACCTTCTCGAGCGGTCCGATGACGCCGTCCTTGACCTGCAGGATCGGCTTGACCGCGAGCGCGGCCCCCACCAGCGCGCTGGCCGCACCGATGCGGCCGCCCTTGCGAAGGTGCTCGAGGGTGTCGACGAGGAACAGCGTCGTCGTGCGCTCCGCGACCTCCCGGGCGCGGGCGGCGACCTGGGCGGCTGCGGCCCCACCGGCGGCGGCCTGGGCAGCGGCGAGCACCGCGAAGCCGAGACCCATCACCAGGGTGCGGCTGTCGACGACGGTGACCTCGATGCCCTCCGCGGCCACCTCCTCCCCCGCCAGCCGGGCGGCGTCGCAGGTGCCGGACAGCTCCGACGACAGGTGCACCGACACCACTTGCGGCGCCCCGGCGCTGCGGTAGGCCGCAGCGAACTCCGCCGGGGTCGGCCGCGACGTCGACACCTCGGTGCGCTTCTCCACCAGCGCGGCTGCGACCTGGTCGGGCGTCACGTCGACGCCCTCCACACCTGTGCGGCCGCCGAGCACCACGTGCAGCGGCACGACCCCGATGCCGTGCTCGGCCGCCAGCCCGTCGGGCAGGTAGGCCGTGCTGTCGGTGACGACGGCGACGGAGCGGCTCATGGCGTCGGACCCTAGCGGTGCGCAGCTCAGGCGGGTACGACGTTGACCAGGCGCGGCGCGCGCACGACGACGGTGCGGATGCCCCTGCCGTCGAGAGCCCGCACGACACCGTCGGTCGCGAGCGCCAGCTCCCGCAGCTCGTCCTCGCCGATGCCGGGCGGCACCTCGAGGCGGTCGCGGACCTTGCCCGCGACCTGCACGACGCAGGTCACCGTGTCGTCGACGAGCAGCGCGGGGTCGACCGTCGGCCAGCTGCTGTCGTGCACCGAGTCGCCGGCCTCGACGTCGTGGCCGAGGACCGACCAGACCTCCTCGGCCGTGTAGGGCGCGTAGCAGCTGAGCATGACGGCCAGCGCGTGCGCGCCGTCGCGCAGCGACCCCGCGGGCGGGGCCGAGCCGTCGGCGGCCTTGCGCAGGGCGCTCACCAGCTCGTGGAAGCGGGCAATGGCGACGTTGAGCCGCTGCCCGTCGATGAGGCGGGTGACCTCGTCGACGGCCTTCGCGACGGCCTTGTCGACCGACTCCTCGCGACCGTCACCGGTCAGCGCGGCGACGTCGTGCGCGAGGCGCATGACGCGACCGAGCCACTTCAGCGTCGAGCCGGGCGAGACGTCGGCCCAGTCGATGTCGTCCTCGGGCGGGCCGGCGCCGACGATCGTCAGGCGCACCGCGTCGACGCCGAACTGCGCGAGCTGACCGCCGAGGTCGACGCCGTTGCCCAGCGACTTGCTCATGGCCTTGCCCTGGTTGATGACCTGGCCCTGGTTCATCAGGGCCGTGAAGGGCTCGGTGAAGTCGAGCATCCCCATGTCGTGCAGGACCTTGGTGAAGAAGCGGCTGTAGAGCAGGTGCAGGATCGCGTGCTCGACACCGCCGACGTACTGGGTCACCGGCGCCCAGGCGCGCACGGCCTCGGGGTCGAAGGGTCCGTCCTCGTAGTGCGGCGAGCAGTAGCGCAGGAAGTACCAGCTCGAGTCGACGAAGGTGTCCATCGTGTCGGTGTCGCGCGACGCGGGACCGCCGCAGGTCGGGCAGGTCGTGGCGACCCATGCCTCGTTGCCGCCGAGCGGCGACGTGCCGGCGGGCTTGAGGTCCTCGCCCTTCATGTCGTCGGGCAGCCGCACCGGCAGCTGGTCGTCGGGGACAGCCACCTCACCGCAGGCCGCGCAGTGCACGATCGGGATCGGGGTGCCCCAGAAGCGCTGGCGCGACAGCAGCCAGTCGCGCAGCCGGTAGGTGACGGCCTCGCTGCCCGTGCCCCGCTCCCCCAGCACCTCGATCGCGCGGGCGATCGCGTCGGCCTTGGGCAGCCCGTCGAGCGGGCCGCTGTTGACCAGCACGCCGTCGCCGGTCGTCGCCACCCCGGTCTCGGCCGGGTCGGCCTCGCCGGTGTCGACGACGACCCGCACCGGCAGGTCGAAGGCGCGCGCGAAGTCGAGGTCTCGCTGGTCGTGGGCGGGCACGGCCATGATCGCGCCGGTGCCGTAGTGGGCCAGGACGTAGTCGGCCGCGAAGACCGGCAGCTCCTCGCCGTTGAGCGGGTTGACCGCGGTGACGCCCAGCGGCACACCGGTCTTGGGCCGGTCGGTGGACTGCCGGTCGATGTCGCTGAGCTTGCGGACGTCGGCGCGGTAGGCCTCGAAGGCCTCGCGCTGCGACGGCGCGCACAGCTCGTCAGCCAGAGGAGCGTCCGCGGCGACGACGAAGAAGGTCGCGCCGTAGAGCGTGTCCGGCCGGGTCGTGAAGACGGTGACCGTGCGCCCCGCGACGGAGAAGTCGACGTGGGCGCCGGTGGAGCGACCGATCCAGTTCTTCTGCATGAGCAGCACCCGGTCGGGCCACTGGCCCTCCAGGGACGCCATGTCGTCGAGCAGGCGGTCGGCGTACTCCGTGATCTTGAAGTACCACTGGGTCAGCTCGCGCTTGGTGACCTCGGCGCCGCAGCGCTCGCACCTGCCCCCGACGACCTGCTCGTTGGCCAGCACGGTCTGGTCCTGCGGGCACCAGTTGACGGCGCTGTTCTTGCGGTAGGCCAGGCCGCGCTCGCGGAAGAGCAGGAACAGCCACTGCGTCCAGCGGTAGAACTCCGGGTCGCTGGTGTGCAGCCGGGTCGACCAGTCGAAGCTCACGGCGTAGCGCCGGAAGCTGTCGGCCTGGACCTCGATGTTGCCGTAGGTGTAGGTCGCGGGGTGCTCACCGCGCTTGATCGCGGCGTTCTCCGCGGGCAGCCCGAAGGAGTCCCAGCCGACCGGGTGCAGCACGTCGTAGCCGCGGCGCATCCACGAGCGCGCGACGACGTCGGCGATCCCCCAGGCCTCGGCATGACCCATGTGCAGGTCTCCGCTGGGGTAGGGGAACATGTCGAGGACGTACTTCTTCTCGGCCCCGGCCCGGCGCCCCGCGCGGTGGAGGTCGAGGCGGTCCCAGACCGGCAGCCAGCGGTCCTGGACAGCGTGCGGGTCGTAGCCGGCCGGCTCTGCGGGGCCGGTCTCGGTGCTCGTGTCGCTCATCTGCTCTTCCTGCCTGCTGGTCCCGGACATGAGAAAGCCCCCGGCCACCTCGTCGGTGAGGGCCACGGGGGCGCCGCGCTGAGGTCGTGCCTGCTCAGCGCGGCCCGGGAAGGAGCAGCTGCCCCGTGATCTGCATGGCACGCACTCTACGCGGGTCCGCACGCCCCGGGAACGTAGGCTCGTCGGGATGACCGGCACCCTGGACCCCCTGGTCGAGGACGCCGTGGAGCACGGTCGCGTCGAGTCGCCGTGGCGGGTCGGTGGCCCGCAGGCGAGGGCTCGGCGGCGGCGGTGGCTCCTCGGCGTACTCGTCGTCTTCGCTGCGGTCGGTGCCGTCTTCGGCTTCCCGACCGGTCGCGAGGTCGTCACCGGCTGGGTCCTGCTGCTGCTGCTGGCGGCCTGCGGCGGCGACTGGCGGCTGTGGCGGCGCGTCGTCTGGCGCGACTGGGCGCCGCTGATCGCGGTGCTGTTCGCCTACGACCTGCTGCGCGGCTTCGCCAACGAGGTCGGCGGCACGCTGTTCGACCTGCCCTCCTACCGCTCGTCGGTCTTCTTCCCGGAGAAGACGGCAAGGGCCCACCTCACCGAGCCGATCGAGGCCGACCGCGCGCTGTTCTTCGGGACGGTCCCGACGGAGTGGCTGCAGGAGCGGTACTACGACGCGGGCCAGGTGCAGTGGTACGACGTGGTCGCGTTCGTCACCTACTTCTCCCACTTCCTGGTGTCCCTGGCCCTCGCGGTCGCGCTCTGGGCGCTGCGCTACTCGCTGTTCCGCCGCTACCTCGCCTCGCTCGTGACGCTGACCGCGATCACCCTCGTGACCTACACCGTCTACCCCGCGGCGCCGCCCTGGATGGCCTCGCTCAACGGCGAGCTCGCGCCGGGCATCGCCCGCATCGCGCCGGAGACGCTTCGCGCCGTCGGCGGCCACACGGTCAACTCCGCGATCCAGCGCGGCGAGGCCTACAGCAACCCGGTCGCCGCGATCCCGTCGCTGCACGCCGCGATCCCGATGCTGCTGCTGCTGTTCTGCTGGCCAGTCATCAACCGCTGGCTGCGTGGCGTCCTCGTCGCCTACAGCGCTCTCATGGCGTGGACGCTGGTTTACGGCGGCGAGCACTACGTCGTGGACGTGCTCATCGGCTGGGCCTACGCCGCGATCGCGGTCTACGGCGTGCGTGCGGTCATGACGCGACGCGACCGTCGACCAGGTGCAGCTCCAGGTCGCACTGCTCCGTGACGTCGGGGTCGTGCGTCGCGAGCACGACGACCGCGCCCCGGTCAGCCTCGGCCCTCAAGGCGCGTACGACGAGGTCGCGCGTCGTGCTGTCGAGCTCGGAGGTCGGCTCGTCGGCGAGCACGACGGGGCTCGCGGTGACGAGCGCCCGGGCGACCGCGACCCGCTGCTGCTGACCGCCCGACATCTCCTCGACCGGCCGGTCGCCGAGCTCGCCGAGGCCGACGCGGGCCAGGGCCTCCAGGGCGCGCGGCCCGACCTCGCGGCGGGCCACCCCGCGGGCCTGCAGGAGCAGCTCGACGTTCTCGGCCGCGGTGAGGACCGCGACCAGGCCGAGGCCCTGGAGCGTCAGGCCGACCTCGCGCAGCTGGGCTTCGTCACCGGCGCGGACCCGAGTGCCACCGCGCAGCACCTCACCGGCCGAGGTCGGCAGCGCGCCGGCGAGGGCCCACAGCAGCGTCGTCTTGCCGGCGCCCGAGGCACCCGTGACCGCCAGCAGCTGGCCGGGCTCGAGGTGGAAGGAGATGTCGTGCAGGACGGCGCCGCCGCCCCACCCGGCCGAGACCCCCGCAACGGTCAGCGTCACGACGGGTCCTCCCGGGTCAGCCGCAGCGCCTCGTCACCGTCGCGGGCGACCTTCACCAGGGTGCCGGGCGGCCACGCCTCGAGCAGGTCCTCGGGCAGGTGCACCGAGCCGTCGCGACCGACGACCGCGAAGTCCTCGCCGCGCCGCCCCTCCGCACCGACCCGCCCGTCGCGCATCGTCACCGTGCGCCCCAGGGCCAGGCCCACCTCGGCGTCGTGGGTGACGACGACGACGGTCGTGCCGAACTCGCTGCCGACCCGCTCGAGCACCTGCAGCACCTGGTCGCGCGCGGCGGTGTCGAGCTGAGAGGTGGGCTCGTCGGCGAGCAGCAACCCCGGGCGGGTCGACTGCGCGACCGCCAGCGCGACCCGCTGCAGCTCCCCCGCCGACAGCCGCGCGACGGGGGCGTCGTGGAGCTCGCCCGTGCCCAGCGCGTCGAGCAGCGCCTGCGGGTCGAGCGCGTCGCGGCGACGGGTGCCGCGCTGGGCGAAGCGGACGTTGTCAGCGACGGTGCCGTAGGGCAGCACGTTGCGGGACGCGCCCTGCAGGACGAGCCCGACGGTGCTCCCGCGCATCCTGCGCAGCTCGCGCTCGGTGGCGCGCGCGAGGTCGAGCTCGCCGACGCGCAGCCGTCCGGCCGAGGGGCGCAGCAGCCCGCCCAGCATCGAGAGCAGAGTCGACTTCCCGGAGCCTGACGGCCCGAGCAGGGCGACCTGCTCCCCGCTGTCGACGTCGAGGTCGACACCGCGTACGGCGACGACGTCCTCGCCCTCGCGGCGGTAGATGTGGACGAGCCCCTCGCAGTGGACGGCGGTCACGCGCGCCTGCCCAGGCCGGCGGAGCGGACCACGAGCCGCGCACTGACAACGGCCACGATCACGACGACCAGGGCGGTGCCGGCCAGCAGCGCGCCGAGCAGCGGCCAGGCCGGGTCGAGCACCGCCGGGGCCAGCCCGGACGCCTCGGCGGCGACGGGCAGTCGAGGCAGCGCGACCTGCACGGCTACCGCTCCCGCGACAGCGCCGAGGACGAGCCCCACGCCGAGCAGCGCCACCTGCTCGCGCACGCTGGCCCGCACGAGCTCCCTCCTGCCCACACCCAGGACGCGGAGGGACGCCAGCTCGGTGGCGCGGCCACGACCGGCGTCGTGCAGGACCGCGCTGACCGCGACGACCGACAGCACCAGTGCGGCGGCGGCCGCCACGAGGAAGAGCAGGAGCGCGAGAGCCGGGCCCTCCTGGTCGAGCTGGCGGTGGCGCTCGGCGAGCGACTCGACCGAGGCGACGGACAACCCCTCGCCCTCGAGCGCGGCCGTGACCGCGGGGACGTCGGCACCCGCGGCCAGCCAGACCTGCGGCTCCCCCACCGGGGACGTGAGCCGGGAGAGGCGGTCGAGGACGGACAGGTCGGCGAGCGCCCCCGACAGCCCGGTGCGGGGCAGCACCTTCGCGGTCTGCTGCGGGTCGAGCAGGACCAGCGCGCCGTCGGGTGCGATGCCGAGCGCCCGGCTCTCGTCACCGCCGTAGGCGTTGAGGCGCACGTCCGGCCCGACCAGCACCGGAAGGGCCTCGGGCACGTCGGTGGTGGTCCAGGCGATCGGTGCCGAGCTGGTGCGGGAGTCGAAGGCGACCCGCAGGCCCTGCGGTCCGGCGGTGGTGCGCGGCTGCACCACGGTGGACGGGTCGAACAGCTCCACGCGGATCCCGCGCCAGGCCGTCGCCGACGTGAGAGGGACGTCGGCGCCGCGACCGTCGACCCGCACCGCCGAGATCACCACCTCACCGGCGACGCGCCCCGAGCTCGAGCGGTCGAGCCGGAAGCGGCGCACGGGACAACCGTCGGCGCACTCCGGTGGCAGGTCGGCGGCGTAGGTGGCGGCGCCCGGCCTCAGCACTCCGAGCTCCACGACCCGGTCCACCCCGCCGGACCGCACCTCGACCGCCAGCCGCGCAGGCTCCTCGGCGACCGACAGCGCCGCGGCGACGTCGAGCTCGAGCCGGCGGCCCTGCACGCGCACCGGTGCGATCCCCTGGGGTCGAAGGACGGCGGACTGGGCGTCGGCGTCCAGACCGGTCCAGGTGGTGGACCAGGCGCTCACGGCAGCGAGGCGGGTGGTGTCGACGGCAAGCAGCCGGTCGTAGGCGCTCTGCCCGCCCGGGACGCTCTCGATCGCCGCCAGCGCGGTGCGGCCCACCGGGTCGACGGCCTGCACCGCGGCGATGAGCTCGGGCACCGCGACCGGCGCGAGTCGCAGCACCGTGGGGGCGCCGACCTCCTGAGCCGCGCGCAGCTGGCGGTTGTCCCCCGCCACCCGCCACCCGTCCACCGCGAAGACCGCGAGCGCCACCGCGACGGCCAGCAGCACGACGACCCGCAGCAGCTGCGGACGCCGAGCGACCTGGCGCACCGCGAGGAAGGTGGCCGTCCGTGGGGCGTGACGGGTCCGGCGGACCAGCAGCCGGGCCAGCAGCGGCACCAGCCGGACGCCGACGAGGCCGACCGCGAGAGCGAGCAGGGCCGGGGCGAGCAGCGCCAACCCACCGGCATCCGGCTCGGACAGCAGCTGGTAGGTGGCGGCACCGGCGAGCGCGACGACGACGGCCTCCGCCGCGGCGCCCCGCGCCCCGCCCGGACGCCCGCCCTCCTGCCTCAGCACCGTGAGGACCGGCGCGGTGAGCACCCGTCGACCGGCCACAGCGGCGGCGGCGGCACCGGCGAGGACGGCGACGACGACCGCTCCCAGCACAGCAGGGGTGAGCGTGACCCTGGTGCCGTCACGCAACGCCCCGCTGACGAGCAGCTGACCTGCCCCGAGCGCGAGCAGCAGCCCCGCGGGTGCGGCGATCAGCAGCAGGAGCAGCGGCTCGAGCAGCCCGGTCGCCGCCGTCCGTCCCGGTCCCGCGCCACGCAGCCGCGCCAGCGCCACCTCGCCCGCGCGGTCCTCGGTCGCGCCAGCGAGGACCAGCTGCAGGACGGCCGCCGCGAGCAGCAGCAGCTGAGCCGCCACGACCAGCGCGCCGGTGCGGACCTCGTCCTGCTCGTCACGGACGGACAGCAGCAGCTCGGGCAGCGTGGTCGTGACGGCCTGGCCCGAGCCGCCGCGCGCGCGCACGAGCGCGAGGACGTCGGCGCGCAGCGCGGCGGCGCTCCCGAGCTGGACGGTGTCGGGCAGCAGGGCGCGCTCCGCGCTGGCCGTGAGGCCGGCCGGGGCGATGACGTCGAAGCTGGCCCGCGACGCGAAGACGGTGTCCACCTTGGGTGGCGCCGCGTCACCGGGACGCGGCCCCGCGTCGAAGTAGTCGACCGAGAACCACGCCGGGTCGTCAGGGTTGATCGGCTCGTAGAGACCGACGACCCGCGGCGGCGACACCGCCGGCCCGCCGACGAGGCGCACCCGCAACGGGCCGAGACCGAGGCCCTGGCTGCTGGCGGCGCGGGCGCTCACCACGACCTCGCCGGGCGCCTCGGGGCAGCGCCCCTCGGTGAAGCGCAGCAGCGCGC
The Mycobacteriales bacterium genome window above contains:
- a CDS encoding helix-hairpin-helix domain-containing protein, with amino-acid sequence MRRRPDPAVVELATARLALVLGGSAGVPALGGWVPPPLDEAPTLVLPPALEPAAPVVSHPTPGPLPDPVPDPDAMPVPDALRVPMPEVVREREPLSQPSPSPSPSPKPEPEPSPRGGAPLPGPGWRGLLPRSVVGGRVDPGRSGVLALVAVAVVAALVAGGVLLRGRPQEVSAPTVLASGGPLPGASAAADGQVVVAVAGKVRKPGIVRLPAGSRVDDAVRAAGGLAPGASPGLLNLARRLVDGEQVLVGVEAAPGGPGAPAAGGLLDLNTATAEQLDDLPGVGPVLAERIVDWRTEHGRFASVDQLREVSGIGESKYASMKSKVRV
- a CDS encoding SGNH/GDSL hydrolase family protein; this encodes MDRVWPKLGDVLLVLLAVVVGAAAVAVSLGYGLRDAPATADSLAPVPSASPDMTEQVQALFFGGSVVAGASRTPGTPTFAEVAAVQLGWRAEVDGRQSAGLTVGGPRRLTELLPADLDEPKPDVVVVQGGESDTAATPAEVRAAVAELAATLRESYGLATRLVLVGPYSPVAEPSDEIVAVRDAMRTAAKAASLHFFDPLESAWVSASDPAGLVDGGTRLPTSDGHLKIGRLLAASLETLKVVPSAG
- the plsY gene encoding glycerol-3-phosphate 1-O-acyltransferase PlsY, which codes for MLLAAALAVGYLVGSVSPAVLVARAKGVDLRAVGSGNPGASNAGRALGRRTGVLVAVLDVAKGAVPAAAFGALEHEAGLVAGLAAVLGHVSSPFLRGKGGKGVATAAGAILGSHPLWLPVVLLTWVVVIGVSRWIALASVCASLAALVVSLVAGEDRWWAGLLAAVVLVRHRDNLARRWRRTD
- a CDS encoding DegV family protein, with the protein product MSRSVAVVTDSTAYLPDGLAAEHGIGVVPLHVVLGGRTGVEGVDVTPDQVAAALVEKRTEVSTSRPTPAEFAAAYRSAGAPQVVSVHLSSELSGTCDAARLAGEEVAAEGIEVTVVDSRTLVMGLGFAVLAAAQAAAGGAAAAQVAARAREVAERTTTLFLVDTLEHLRKGGRIGAASALVGAALAVKPILQVKDGVIGPLEKVRTASKALARLQELAVEAARDGDVDVAVQHLGADDRAALLAEDLRTHLPRIKTMLLSEIGAVVGAHTGPGLLGVVVSRR
- the leuS gene encoding leucine--tRNA ligase, giving the protein MSDTSTETGPAEPAGYDPHAVQDRWLPVWDRLDLHRAGRRAGAEKKYVLDMFPYPSGDLHMGHAEAWGIADVVARSWMRRGYDVLHPVGWDSFGLPAENAAIKRGEHPATYTYGNIEVQADSFRRYAVSFDWSTRLHTSDPEFYRWTQWLFLLFRERGLAYRKNSAVNWCPQDQTVLANEQVVGGRCERCGAEVTKRELTQWYFKITEYADRLLDDMASLEGQWPDRVLLMQKNWIGRSTGAHVDFSVAGRTVTVFTTRPDTLYGATFFVVAADAPLADELCAPSQREAFEAYRADVRKLSDIDRQSTDRPKTGVPLGVTAVNPLNGEELPVFAADYVLAHYGTGAIMAVPAHDQRDLDFARAFDLPVRVVVDTGEADPAETGVATTGDGVLVNSGPLDGLPKADAIARAIEVLGERGTGSEAVTYRLRDWLLSRQRFWGTPIPIVHCAACGEVAVPDDQLPVRLPDDMKGEDLKPAGTSPLGGNEAWVATTCPTCGGPASRDTDTMDTFVDSSWYFLRYCSPHYEDGPFDPEAVRAWAPVTQYVGGVEHAILHLLYSRFFTKVLHDMGMLDFTEPFTALMNQGQVINQGKAMSKSLGNGVDLGGQLAQFGVDAVRLTIVGAGPPEDDIDWADVSPGSTLKWLGRVMRLAHDVAALTGDGREESVDKAVAKAVDEVTRLIDGQRLNVAIARFHELVSALRKAADGSAPPAGSLRDGAHALAVMLSCYAPYTAEEVWSVLGHDVEAGDSVHDSSWPTVDPALLVDDTVTCVVQVAGKVRDRLEVPPGIGEDELRELALATDGVVRALDGRGIRTVVVRAPRLVNVVPA
- a CDS encoding phosphatase PAP2 family protein, which translates into the protein MTGTLDPLVEDAVEHGRVESPWRVGGPQARARRRRWLLGVLVVFAAVGAVFGFPTGREVVTGWVLLLLLAACGGDWRLWRRVVWRDWAPLIAVLFAYDLLRGFANEVGGTLFDLPSYRSSVFFPEKTARAHLTEPIEADRALFFGTVPTEWLQERYYDAGQVQWYDVVAFVTYFSHFLVSLALAVALWALRYSLFRRYLASLVTLTAITLVTYTVYPAAPPWMASLNGELAPGIARIAPETLRAVGGHTVNSAIQRGEAYSNPVAAIPSLHAAIPMLLLLFCWPVINRWLRGVLVAYSALMAWTLVYGGEHYVVDVLIGWAYAAIAVYGVRAVMTRRDRRPGAAPGRTAP
- a CDS encoding ATP-binding cassette domain-containing protein, with translation MTLTVAGVSAGWGGGAVLHDISFHLEPGQLLAVTGASGAGKTTLLWALAGALPTSAGEVLRGGTRVRAGDEAQLREVGLTLQGLGLVAVLTAAENVELLLQARGVARREVGPRALEALARVGLGELGDRPVEEMSGGQQQRVAVARALVTASPVVLADEPTSELDSTTRDLVVRALRAEADRGAVVVLATHDPDVTEQCDLELHLVDGRVAS
- a CDS encoding ATP-binding cassette domain-containing protein, producing the protein MTAVHCEGLVHIYRREGEDVVAVRGVDLDVDSGEQVALLGPSGSGKSTLLSMLGGLLRPSAGRLRVGELDLARATERELRRMRGSTVGLVLQGASRNVLPYGTVADNVRFAQRGTRRRDALDPQALLDALGTGELHDAPVARLSAGELQRVALAVAQSTRPGLLLADEPTSQLDTAARDQVLQVLERVGSEFGTTVVVVTHDAEVGLALGRTVTMRDGRVGAEGRRGEDFAVVGRDGSVHLPEDLLEAWPPGTLVKVARDGDEALRLTREDPS